The Vigna angularis cultivar LongXiaoDou No.4 chromosome 9, ASM1680809v1, whole genome shotgun sequence DNA window CGCCCAGCGCCAACATCTGAATCAGTAGCTCTGCATACTCCATGAACCATGGTTCAGTGCAGCAGCTAGGTCAAAGTACCCTTTCGAAATGGGGCGCGGATTGCTCTTTGAGTACCTAGTTGCAAATTTTGGTATATCTTGCATCAAAGAGACAGgtaaaacaaattgaaatattttttataaaatattttttaatattttaataatatttaaataatatatcaaattacttttaaaatatttaaaacgtACGAAAAGACAAACGTGTGtcttttctaattaaaaacataacaaaagtaTACTAAGAGagttttttttctcattatataccaataatatttttttacgcAAACAGCCAATGCATATTTAAATGAACTTCCATTACATTTTGCATCACTCAAAAAAATTGacacataaattaattttttttttactttttattctctttaaaaaatAGCATTTTCACATCTTTATGCAACCAACACGCTTCCGTCTGTCATACAAAAGTagctattataatattttaatataatttctttaatttaataaacttttgaaattacttatattataaaatttaaaaaatgtttagtttattttgatgaaatttaatatattttattatttttataattattattaaattaataataaaaataataaaactaaaagtattaataataaaataataataatataaaatgttatttaatatattataaaatattaaatcatatgaaataataaaataaattagttattttttaattttaatttaaaaacaaataaataaaatgtcaaacaaataataatattaatagtaataatgtaaaatttaatttaatatagtataacatattaaataatagaaaaataaattaattatttattaattttaaattaaaaaaaaatttaaaaatatgttaaaaatattaatatattcttCAACGGTTTTCGAAAACTGTTTAATCCTTCAACAGTTTTTAAAACCATTTAAGTTTTTAACggtttttaaaaattgtaaaaacttTAGACGGTTTTCtgtttcaatatatatattttcacaaaaatcattaaaaaacaaaatcagaatttgatttttgtaaaatcgatatattttttgtgaaaattttttaaataagaaataagaatttgGTTACCTAAAACTggaatttttaacttttacaaaaCCGTGTGTAAATATTAGCTTACTGTCCtcgtaaaataaaaataaaactttttatataagaaaaaagatcTCCATCCTTTCCATCCACTAGTACAATATTggcttttaaactcgcacattATACTTCATTTGACACCAAACCGCTGTCTATGACAAGGCGGTGGCAAGTTTGTAATAAAGTCGATCTTATATAACTCGGTTGCATGCTGAACCGGTGCAAAAGCCAGATACAACCTCGGTTGCACataaaaccgaagcataatcGGTGCCTAAAAGCTGACAGAGAGTTCAGAATTTGGACTGACAATTACGAAAAGgtgatactacctcggttgccTGCAGACCCGAGGCCGAAAGCCTAAGCTAACACCTCGGTCAACTTAGACCCGAGGCATAAAGCCTGAACAAAACAATGTTCGGCTTCGGTTCCTTCCAAACCGAAGCATATAGGCTTCAAAATTCTCAGAGTTGGTTCATTTCTTCTCACGCTCCGGTTCTGCTTCTTCTTGTTTCTCTTCGTGCTGCCACTGCTCATTTCTTCCTTGCTTCTTCGGTTCTTCTTCTTCGAGTTGCTCCTTCGCTTTGCCGCCACCACCGTTGTTCTCCCCAAGGGCTGCCTCCACCAACGTCGCCGTTGCGAGTCCTTCGTCGGTGTCGTTCGCTTCGTCCTTTGTCGCTGCCGCTCTCACCTTTGTAGTCGTTGCTGTCGTCGCCCACTGTCATCGTCGTTGGTGCCACCAGAATCGCGCCATGGAACCCTAAATCAGAATCCCAATTGGTCGTTGTTCAATCGAATCAGATGCACGAGTGGGTCGCTCATCGTCTCCTCGGCCACCATCGCCCATCGTCTCCTCGGCCAACCATCGCCCATCGTCTCCTCGGCCACCATCGCGCTCAACAACGAGTGGGTCGCCTCCGCCTCCGCCTCGGCCACCATCGAGCGTTTCTCCCCCAAAGGCGAGTGGGTCGCCTTCGCCTCGGCCATCATCATGCGTTTCTCCCCCAACGACGAGTGGGTCGCCTCCGCCGATGCCTCCGATACCGTCAGGATCTGGGGCACGCCGATGCCTCCGGAGCTTCTCTTTTGTTGATAATGTTGTATACTGTGCAATGAAGGTGCGAGTATTGAGTATTGTGTATTGCTTTGTTGTGTATTGCTTTGTGATGTATGTTGGAATTTCTGAAATGTTGTtgtgtgttgttcttcttcctgtGCGATGAAACAGGCTCTGGATTGGTTGAGGATGGTTGAGGATAGCCATTTACCAGCTCTGGGTTGGTCGAGGATggttgaaaaaattgaaaaaaaaaacacgatactgcctcggttacataaaaaccgaggcataatcttatttatttttactcgGTTcgtaaccgaggcataaaacttACCATTTTTTACCTCGGCTGTATATGCACCGGTTatagaaccggtgcctataaacaaatttaaccggtgccatttcgttttattgtactagtgatcCCATGAAACTATACCCttatccaatataataaaattatcaaagaattgatttaaaagaaaagtcaAAGTAGAAAAACTTTCTGAATTcgaactaacaaaaaaaaaaaagaatcagtTTAATTTTCCAAATCACTTGGAAAGTTTTCAAATCATTcgaaaatataacaaataacaCACTGAAAAGATTTCATATCATGCATATATGGAATATGGAAGAAGATCTACTTAGACAACTTAAACTACTTAATAGACAACCCAAAAATCTATTACACTAGTCTTCAAGTCTAGTTTTTATACTAGTCCCCGAGTCTAATTTCATATTGCTATATTAAGTTCGGTTTAATATTAACCATCAAATTCTGGTTTCTCtaacctaaaataaaataaatagaaaaaaaaagagaaaagtaaaaacaaaaaggaaaaataacatTCTCCTATCAACCAAGCAAAAATTAAACTGGGGTAATccttttcctttaatttttctattccATCAAATCGTATCATTACCTAACACgataaaattgtcaaaaaaatgtcaaattaaaaagattatgtgAATTCAAAATAACAACGAAAAAGGAATCCATTGAGTTTTTCAAATCCCTtagaaagtttttaaatcattacaaaaaaaaataatgaaaaagtaaCATATTAAAGACATTTCATGTCGTGCATACATGATCCATGACATCAACCTCATGAAATAAAGAACTACTTCGACAACTACTTGAAACTCAATccataagttcagtttttacaTTGACCCCAAATCCACACTGCGTCGCCTATTAAGTCTGGTTTCATTCGCTCCGTCATTGCCCAATTTCTCCgacctaaaattaaataaatagaataaaaagaaaagaaaaaaagaagaagacaaaagaaCATCCTCCCGTCAGCAAATTTACCAAACGTgtgttttttctaattaaaaacataactgAAGTATACTAAGAgagtttttttcattatataccgataatataattatatatatatatatatatatatatatttacgcAAACACCCAATGCATATTTAAATGAACTTTCCATTACATTTTGCATCACTCAAAAAAATTGACAcataaattataacaaatttttactttttattctctttaaaaaaaatagcattttCACATCTTTATGTAACCAACACGGATGTCACACAAAAGTAGCTATTATgtcaattattttttcttatcgAGAGACAATAAATACACAGAagataataacataatattgCGTAGCTCattcaaatataacaatatGCTCTCACTGTTTTAAAGTATGAGTTTTGGAAATCTGTTTTCTTGGAgagaaaattcaaacatttaTTGAATTTGGAGAcgtaaaaataaagaaaaatgatagcATTAATCATGATTAATAACTAATGCTGTCACGTTAGAGTTGCATAGATTTGACTTTTGGTTGCATATTCAAAATATAGTTGTGGAAAGATCCAACAGATAATTTTGTTAATGACTTTCCAATTCCATATCCTCCATTGTTTTAGACATAATAATATACGTACgattgttttaaaatatgatgcttggaaaagttaattttctttaagACAAAACTCAAACATTTATGGAGAAGTAAACATGGAAAGAAATATAGCATTTATTATGACCTTTACCTGCTCATTTCCTATTAATAGTTAATGCTGCCACCTTAGAGTTGCATAGGTTTGACCTCTCTTAGTTGCATATTCAAAATACAGTTGAGGGAAGATCCAACAGagaattttgttaataacttTCCAATACCATATTCTCCATTGCTTCCAAAACAAGAGTGGACCAAAAATCATACCATGGCCAAATATCAGTCCAACTTCCACACTAATAAAATTCCAGTCAATGGTAGAAACTGTTGCTTGGTGTTCTTGTAACACCCCTGGCTCTGTACCATCTTGTTCTTCTGTCAATGGAGGACCGTAGAGCCCATCATTTCCTTGAAAGGAAGAAGCTGGAAATGACTGAAGTTGGGTGCCTGTTGGGATCTTTCCCACCAAATGATTAAAGGAGAGGTCCAGGACTGATAGGAAGGATAAAGTTGCAAGTTCTGTGGGAATATTCCCTTCCAGTAAGTTGTTTGATAAGTCTAAGGACTCAACATCCTTCATATATCTAATTGATTGTGGAATTTTTCCCGAAAAAGCATTATTTGACAAGTTAAGTGCATAGAGTGCCTTAAACTCAAATAGCTGTTCTGGTACTTGCCCTTCAAAATGGTTGGATGAGAAGTCGATCGAAGTGAAAATAGTTAAAATCTTAACCAGATCCATCTGTTGACCTTTCATTGTAACTGTCACTGAATCCTCATAATATAGTTGGCCATATTGATAGATCTTATGGCGGATATTTTTTTCCTTCGATTCATCTTGGTTTTCTTCAGACATCATTGCCTCCCAGCCTTTGAAAAAGGTTTCAGGTAGCTTGCCCCTGAAATTGTTAAAGGCTAGATCAACTATTTGAAGTACGCGCCATGTGGCAGTGGTGTTTGGACATCCAATGTGACCatgtaaattattttctctCAAGACTAAGACCCGCAGTGTGGATATCTTCCTCAACAAGCACGGAAAGACatccataattttattttctccaaGGTCCAATACTTCCAATGATGTGCAATCAGAAACAGATTTCGGAATCTTTCCATCTAATTTATTTTGACGCAGATTCAGAGTCCTTAGAGCACAGGCAGCTGAAAACTTATCCGGGACGGGGCCCATGAGACTATTCTTTCTAAGATTTAATAACTCAAGGGTCTTACtcattttcatcaaacaccAAGGAATTGTTCCAGAAATGTTGTTATTGgaaagatcaagaaattgaagatttgaAGAATTGCAGAGGGAATCAGGTATAGTGCCACTCAAAGTATtgtttgagagagagaaaacaatTGTTGAAGACAGGTAATTACCGATGTCTCGTGGGATAACAGAgttaaatttgttgtttgaaagATCCAAATATAATCCTCTTGCAGGAAAAAATGGTATTGGCCCCTGAAGTTTATTATGATGAAGGTCAAGCTCTAGGAACTTGGAAGAAAAATTCTGAAAAGGTCCTTCCAAATGAGTCAACAAATTATGAGAAATATTAAGGTTTTCAAGATTCGGTAGTTTCCAAATCCAGTTGGGCACTATTCCTTGGATATGGTTATCCGAAAGATCTAGAAAGGATATTGTGGAGTGATTTCTCAAGAAAGCAGGGAAAGTTTTCAAGTTGCATGATACCAACCTTAGATCATAAATGGTGGGAAAGTAAGATGGGTCAGCATTTGCAACATTCACATCGACTGATAAATTGTTGTAGGAAAGATCTAACTTTATGAGCTCTGAAAGCTTATCTAGATTCATTGTCCCATTTAACTTGTTTGAAGAAAGTATTAGGACATAGAGTCTACTGAGTTGGTATATAGATATTGGAAAAGACCCTGATAGATTATTGCTACTTAAATCGAGTAGTTTTAATTTagaagaagacacatttgtgaatTTGTCTAGTTGACCAAACTGATTATGGGAAAGCATAATATTTTGCAGCTGTGGGAGTGTAAAAAGAGATGAAGGAATGCTCCCACTAATCGAGTTATAACCCAAATCAATGGTAACAAGATTGTTCAGTCCTTCAAAGTGAGAAGATGATGGAACTGCTCCACTCAAACCATTATCAGAAAGGCGTAAATAGGTAAGCTTGTTGACCATTTCAAATGAAGGAATTCGACCTGTGAAGTTGTTATATGACAAGTCCAGGTAACTGAGTTCTGTGAGGTTTGACAGTGAATTGGGAAGCGCTCCGCTAAATAGACAACATGAAAAATCCAATTCAGTTAAGTTCTTCATGTTCCCAATAGAGTTTGGAAATGCTCCAGAGAAGCTTGTGTTACTTACTCTTAAGGTCTGAAGAGAACCTTGTGGGAAGTCTGGAAAGAAACCTTTGAGATTGCTGTTTAAAGATATGTCAACAATTGACAATGTTACAATCTTGAAGATATTCTGAGGAAATGTTCCAGTCAACTGACAAGAAGAAAGACTTAGGATGGTCAGAAATTTCAAATAGGCAAATGTTTCTGGCACTGTGGATGATAAATTGTTCACATCAAGAACAATAACTGATAGATTCTCAAGACTTCCTAGGGAAGGATCCAGGGGTCCTGAGAGATTGCACCATGACATGCGAACTTCTTGCAGGTCATGCAGTGACATCAAAGCGCTCGACCATTCATGTCCTGCAGCTGATATACTTACACCATCCAAGTACAGTTGCCTAATACTGGTGAGATTTCGGACAAGCTTTTGTAGATTTGGGTTTTCAAGCTTCAGCTCATTGCTAGTGTAAAAcataagaaaagaagagagatcAAGAGTAACCAACCTTGTCATTTGAGAAATCTCTATTGGAATCTGACCCCGAAAGCCCGCACATGATAAATTCAGGTAAGTTAAATTTTCCAACCTATTAAATGCAGATGGAATGACAGAATTGAAATCGTTATAAGCCAAATTCAATTTGTGGAGATGTTGAAGACTGAAAAGGCTACTTGAATTGCCAAAACCACCGGTGATTAATTCTCCACTGAGGTCAAGAGAAGTAACGTGTCCCTCCTTGTCACAAGATACCCCTATCCAGCCGCAGCAATCATTAGTTGGATTCCATGACTTCACTTTGGTGCTGCTTTCAAAGGTGTAGGTGAGGTTGTTTTTGAGCTGGAGCAGCAATGACCTCTGATCATCATGACAAAGGCCAGAAACCACAAAGAGTTCGTTACAGAGGCACAGCCAAAACAATGGCATCGCCAAAAGTGGTGAGACTAGCTCAGTTCTCATTGTAGATGATAATTAAGATGATGACACCTACGCCCACTGACagaagttttaattttatttaaagctTGTCTGTTGTTTAAAAACTCGCAACTTCCATGGAAAAGTCTATGGTCAATGGTCAATGGTCAACGGTCGATGTTGGCTTTCATTAGGGACCCACCCATTCTCACTCAGACGGAATGTCCCAGTTTCGCCTTTTGAATTTTCGCGTGTCCAAATAACACCACTTcatagaaagatagaaataaataaaaatatatatacatttctTTCTAAACTGGGTATCCCTGAACCTCAAGAAGCTGAATAAGattgaagaagaagatttgCATGTTCTTGAACCTCAACTTACCAAGCGTGCAATTAATCATGTCCCATACAACTGGTATTATTAAATAGAAGTGACTATAGACAATCTATAATAAAGAAGACTCACAAAGTCATTATATTATCTCCTGTATTATTTACACATGGCTTATTTCTGTTGCACAAGCAATAAGCACTAAAATCATGTGAGTTGATTATGTTGTTAAAAGTAgattaaactaacatttaaaattaaataaaataagttttggtctaattttattaatttcttattataaatttaagttagaGTTAATTAAGTTGATTCTATTTGTGATGATTATAGGACAAACAATATTACTTGACAACTAATTTTTCATATTCTGGAATAAGAGATCATTTGTGACCCTTACAAGTAAAAGTTTGTTATACGCACGACAATGTGATTAAAAATTGACAATAAGTAATAGTAAGTTGTTTAGTATGTTATACAATATTCAACAAATTACATAAACTTTAactttattcctttttttttaatattaattgttgtatatttacaaattaatcAAGTCTCAATTAATTAAGTATAAtctcaattaataataaaaaaatttagattatcTATAATCAATTCAATCAAGATACCCTCtccattaaattttattatgcctaattatatctatttctttttcctcactaaataaaaacagtaatcaatcaaagtaaagttttgactaattttaattaaagtgattacctttaatcaaagtaaagtCTCTTGGTAAAAACTCAACTAATCACCTTAAagcttttaaattaaatcaaagtaaagtcttaattgattttaaaaacactttaacTCATATGATTAACACATATATAGATTTAAAAACCTTAGCTAATTAGCTAGAATGTAAAATCAATACTTTTTATTTGATTCCGAAACAAAACATATAGATAAATTCAAGAATAGTaaaaacactagtaaaaaaaggatTTTACTTCGCACATTTGACATCGGTTTAGCTATGACCGAAGCAAAAAATGACGTGGTGACCTTTTTGTAATTATCATAAACGTATACGCCTCGATtcaaaaagaaccgatgcctaaaactaGCACGGTGGCATTTATGTAATTATCACAAATGTATATGCCTCAGTTCAAAATGAAATGATGCCTAAAACTAACacagtgacatttttgtaattattacaaATGTCTATTACCTCGATTGTttaaagaaccgaggcataaaatagctgaatttttttttgagagagtttaggcatcggttctttatAGAACC harbors:
- the LOC108346636 gene encoding receptor-like protein 7 isoform X1: MRTELVSPLLAMPLFWLCLCNELFVVSGLCHDDQRSLLLQLKNNLTYTFESSTKVKSWNPTNDCCGWIGVSCDKEGHVTSLDLSGELITGGFGNSSSLFSLQHLHKLNLAYNDFNSVIPSAFNRLENLTYLNLSCAGFRGQIPIEISQMTRLVTLDLSSFLMFYTSNELKLENPNLQKLVRNLTSIRQLYLDGVSISAAGHEWSSALMSLHDLQEVRMSWCNLSGPLDPSLGSLENLSVIVLDVNNLSSTVPETFAYLKFLTILSLSSCQLTGTFPQNIFKIVTLSIVDISLNSNLKGFFPDFPQGSLQTLRVSNTSFSGAFPNSIGNMKNLTELDFSCCLFSGALPNSLSNLTELSYLDLSYNNFTGRIPSFEMVNKLTYLRLSDNGLSGAVPSSSHFEGLNNLVTIDLGYNSISGSIPSSLFTLPQLQNIMLSHNQFGQLDKFTNVSSSKLKLLDLSSNNLSGSFPISIYQLSRLYVLILSSNKLNGTMNLDKLSELIKLDLSYNNLSVDVNVANADPSYFPTIYDLRLVSCNLKTFPAFLRNHSTISFLDLSDNHIQGIVPNWIWKLPNLENLNISHNLLTHLEGPFQNFSSKFLELDLHHNKLQGPIPFFPARGLYLDLSNNKFNSVIPRDIGNYLSSTIVFSLSNNTLSGTIPDSLCNSSNLQFLDLSNNNISGTIPWCLMKMSKTLELLNLRKNSLMGPVPDKFSAACALRTLNLRQNKLDGKIPKSVSDCTSLEVLDLGENKIMDVFPCLLRKISTLRVLVLRENNLHGHIGCPNTTATWRVLQIVDLAFNNFRGKLPETFFKGWEAMMSEENQDESKEKNIRHKIYQYGQLYYEDSVTVTMKGQQMDLVKILTIFTSIDFSSNHFEGQVPEQLFEFKALYALNLSNNAFSGKIPQSIRYMKDVESLDLSNNLLEGNIPTELATLSFLSVLDLSFNHLVGKIPTGTQLQSFPASSFQGNDGLYGPPLTEEQDGTEPGVLQEHQATVSTIDWNFISVEVGLIFGHGMIFGPLLFWKQWRIWYWKVINKILCWIFPQLYFEYATKRGQTYATLRWQH
- the LOC108346636 gene encoding receptor-like protein 7 isoform X2: MTRLVTLDLSSFLMFYTSNELKLENPNLQKLVRNLTSIRQLYLDGVSISAAGHEWSSALMSLHDLQEVRMSWCNLSGPLDPSLGSLENLSVIVLDVNNLSSTVPETFAYLKFLTILSLSSCQLTGTFPQNIFKIVTLSIVDISLNSNLKGFFPDFPQGSLQTLRVSNTSFSGAFPNSIGNMKNLTELDFSCCLFSGALPNSLSNLTELSYLDLSYNNFTGRIPSFEMVNKLTYLRLSDNGLSGAVPSSSHFEGLNNLVTIDLGYNSISGSIPSSLFTLPQLQNIMLSHNQFGQLDKFTNVSSSKLKLLDLSSNNLSGSFPISIYQLSRLYVLILSSNKLNGTMNLDKLSELIKLDLSYNNLSVDVNVANADPSYFPTIYDLRLVSCNLKTFPAFLRNHSTISFLDLSDNHIQGIVPNWIWKLPNLENLNISHNLLTHLEGPFQNFSSKFLELDLHHNKLQGPIPFFPARGLYLDLSNNKFNSVIPRDIGNYLSSTIVFSLSNNTLSGTIPDSLCNSSNLQFLDLSNNNISGTIPWCLMKMSKTLELLNLRKNSLMGPVPDKFSAACALRTLNLRQNKLDGKIPKSVSDCTSLEVLDLGENKIMDVFPCLLRKISTLRVLVLRENNLHGHIGCPNTTATWRVLQIVDLAFNNFRGKLPETFFKGWEAMMSEENQDESKEKNIRHKIYQYGQLYYEDSVTVTMKGQQMDLVKILTIFTSIDFSSNHFEGQVPEQLFEFKALYALNLSNNAFSGKIPQSIRYMKDVESLDLSNNLLEGNIPTELATLSFLSVLDLSFNHLVGKIPTGTQLQSFPASSFQGNDGLYGPPLTEEQDGTEPGVLQEHQATVSTIDWNFISVEVGLIFGHGMIFGPLLFWKQWRIWYWKVINKILCWIFPQLYFEYATKRGQTYATLRWQH